GGCGAAGAAGGGTTCGACCAGTTCAGCACCCTTCATGTCCTGGCTGACCGTGATGACCCGCAGTTCGTCGCCCATCTCATCCGCCAGCGTGTCGAGCATGGGCATCTCGACCACGCAGGGCGCGCACCAGGTCGCCCACAGGTTGAGCAGGACCGGCTTGCCCTGAAGCGCGCCGAGATTGAGCGTCTTGCCCGCCGGATCGACCACCTCGACCGCCGGCATCAGCTCGCCAACGTAGCTGCGGTCAATTTCCCCGCTCAAGCCCTGCTTGTCGCTCGCCAACTCGCCCTGTTGTTGCGCTGCATCGTCCGGCTCTCTATCGCAGCCAGCCAGAAGCAGCGCCGAGGCGAGTATTGTGAGCGATAACCGTAAGGACACGGGCGTCTCCAACCAGATGTGGGGGGGCAGGTTCGCAGAGGGACCTAGCGCGATCATGCGCGAAATCAATGCTTCGATTCCCTTCGACAAGGCCTTGTGGCGGCAGGATATCGCGGCATCGAAGGCGCATGTCGCCATGCTCGGTGCGCAAGGGATCGTCTCGGACGAAGATGCAGAGGCCATCGGCAACGGGCTCGATCGTGTTGCCGAAGAGTATGCCCGCGACGGCGTGCCTGAGGACTGGGACCTCGAAGACATCCACATGACTACCGAGAGCCGCCTCGCCGAATTGATTGGCCCTGTGGCGGGTCGCCTGCATACCGCGCGCAGCCGCAACGACCAGGTGGCGACCGATTTCCGCCTGTGGGTGCGCAATGCGATCGACGAGGTCGATGCGGGGCTGGTGGCGTTGCAGCGAGCCCTGGTCGCGCGCGCCGACGAACATGCCGCCAGCATCATGCCCGGCTTTACCCACTTGCAGACGGCGCAGCCCGTTACACTGGGCCACCACTTGATGGCCTATTACGAGATGATCCGGCGTGATCGTTCGCGCTTTGCCGATGCGCGCAAGCGGCTGAACGAGAGCCCGCTGGGCTCCGCCGCGCTGGCCGGCACGGGCTTCGATATCGACCGCGAAGCGACCGCCACCGCCCTCGGATTCGACCGACCGGCCGCCAACAGCCTCGATGCCGTGTCCGACCGCGATTTCGCGCTCGATTACCTGATGGCAGCGAGCCAGTGCGCGCTGCATCTCTCGCGGCTGGCAGAGGAATTCATCATCTGGGCGAGCCAGCCGTTCGGTTTCGTCCGCCTGCCCGACAGCCTTTCGACCGGCAGCAGCATCATGCCGCAGAAGAAGAACCCCGATGCCGCCGAACTGGTGCGCGGACACGCAGGGCGGGTGATCGGCTGCGCGACCGCGCTGATGATCACCATGAAGGGCCTGCCGCTCGCCTATTCGAAGGATATGCAGGACGACAAGCCACCGGTATTCGAAGCGACGGGCCTGCTCGCGCTCAGCATTGCCGCGATGACCGGGATGGTGGCCGACAGCGAATTCCGCACTGAGCGCATGCGTCAGGCGGCCGAGCTTGGCTATGCCACCGCCACCGATCTGGCCGACTGGCTGGTGCGCGAGGCCGATATCCCGTTTCGCGAGGCGCATCACATCACCGGCGCCGCTGTAAAACGGGCCGAGGCCGATGGCGTGGCGCTCGACCAGCTACCACTCGAGGTACTGCAGGAGATCGATGCCCGGATCGACGAGCATGTCTATCGGGCGCTGTCGGTCGATGCTTCGGTAGCCTCACGCGCTTCGTATGGCGGCACCGCGCCCGATCAGGTAAGGATGCAGGTGGCGCGTGCAAAAGCCCAGTTGAGCGAGGACGAGTGATGCGGAAAGCGGCCATATTGTTGATTGCGCTGGCGATTGCCGCCTGCGGCCAACGCACCGACCTCGAACCGAAGGCCGGCCAGAGCCTGCCGCCCGCCCCCTATGGCGCGGAGACGCCGCCTGACGCCGAGGAACTCCTGAAGCTCGAAGCCCTGGCCGCGCCCGAGCGCAGCGTGGAACTGCGTCGCCGCTCGGAAGAACGCGCCGACGACCCGTTCGACCTTCCGCCCGAATAGGAAGCGCAGACAGCAATGGATCATTTCACGCTTCGTGACGGTGTGCTGCATGCAGAAGATGTGCCGCTCCCGCGGATCGCTGAGGAGGTCGGAACGCCGGTCTATGTCTATTCCCGCGCCACGCTGGAGCGGCACGCGCGGGTCTTCACGGAAGCGCTGGCAGATATCCCGAGCAAGCTGATCGCCTTCGCGGTCAAGTCCAACCCCAACCTGGCCGTCCTCAAAGTGCTGCAACGCGCCGGCTTCGGCGCCGACGTGGTCTCGGGCGGCGAGCTGCGCCGCGCGCTGGCCGCCGGGATGCCGCCCGAAAAGATCGTGTTCTCAGGCGTCGGCAAGACCCGTGCCGAGCTCGAGCTCGGGCTGGCGGAAGGGATCGGCCAGTTCAACATCGAGTCGCGCGAGGAAGGTCGCGAGCTGGCAGAGCTTGCGGCGTCGCTGGGCCAGCGCGCGCGCGCCTGCTTGCGAATCAATCCCGACGTCGATGCCAAGACCCACGAGAAGATCTCGACCGGGAAGGCCGAGAACAAGTTCGGCATCCCGCTGGTCCACGCGCGCGAAGCCTATGACGAACTGGCCGCCCTGGATGGCCTCGACCTGCGCGGCGTGGCGGTCCACATCGGTAGCCAGTTGGGCGATCTCGAGCCGCTCGAGACGGCATTCGCCAAGGTCGGCGCACTCGTCGACGACTTGCGCGCGGCCGGACACGAGGTGACGCATGTCGATCTCGGCGGTGGGCTCGGCGTGCCTTACAAGGCGGGCGAGCAGTTTCCTTCACCGGCCGAATATGGCGCGATGGTCGCCCGGGTGACCCGGGACTGGGGCGTGCATCTGACCTTCGAACCGGGCCGCGTGATCGCAGGTAATGCCGGCGTGCTGCTGACCCGCGTGGTGCGGGTCAAGCGCGGCGGCAACGGCCCGCCCTTCGTCATCGTCGATGCGGCGATGAACGACCTCGCCCGCCCGGCACTCTACGGTGCGTGGCACGATTTCGACGCGGTCGCGCCCAGCGGCGAGCGCATGACGGCCAATATTGTCGGGCCGATCTGCGAAACCGGCGACACCTTCGCGCAAGATCGTGAATGCGACGCGTTGCAATCGGGCGAACTTGCGGTGTTCCGGACGGCGGGCGCCTATGGCGCGACCATGGCTTCGAGCTACAACTCGCGCGGCTTTGTGGCCGAGACGCTGGTGGATGGCGATCGCTACGCCGTCGTTGCCGACCGGATCGACGCGGGCGCGATCATGGATGCAGAGCGCGTCCCCGACTGGCTGGCATGATCAATTCGCTGCCGCTGTTCCACCGGATCAAGGGACAGAAGGTCCTGGTGCTGGGGAATGGCGAGGCTGCCGAACCGAAGAGACGGCTGGTCGAGCGAGCCGGCGGCGTGATTGAGGACGATATGCAGCGCGCCATCGACGAGGGCGTGCGGATCGCATTCGTCGCCTTCGAGGATTCGCGCGCGTGCGAGAACGCCGCGATCAACTTGCGCTGCGCCGGGATGCTGGTGAATGTCGTCGACATGCCGGAGCTCTGCGATTTCACCACCCCCAGCATCCTCGATCGCGAGCCGGTGCTGATCGCGGTGGGCACGGGCGGAGCCTCGGCCGGGCTGGCCAAGCATCTGCGGTTGCGGCTCGAGCGTGTTCTGCCGCAGTCGCTGGGCGACCTGGCCAAGGCATTGTTCGGCGGGCGCGAGAAGCTGCGCGCACGTTTTCCCGATGGTGCCGACCGGCGGCGAGCTTTGGATGAGGCGCTGCGCGAAGGCGGAGCGCTCGATCCATTCGCTGCCGAATCCCACCGGCGCGTCGACGAGTGGCTCTCCGGCGCATCCACCACGGCCCCGGGCCGTGCGGAAACGATAGAACTAAGCAGCCCCGACCCGGAGGAACTGACACTCAGGCAGGCACGGTTGCTGGGCGAGGCGGACTTCGTCGTGCTTGATGGCGAGATACCGGAGGCTATCCTCGCGCGTACCCGCGCCGATGCCGCGCGGATCTCCCCGGCAGAAGCTGGCGGCATGACAGCCGCCGGGCTGACGGTCGTGCTTCGTTTTCGCGACGAGAGCTAGGCGGCAACAGCCACCGGACCGGCAATAACAGCGAAGTAACGCGCCATCGCATCGACCGCGCGCTCGCTCAGCGAGATGTAGGCGCGGCGCCGGTCGCGCGCATCCTCGACCCGATCAAACAGGCCTGTTTCGACCATCTGCCTGATCCAGCGCAGTGCCGTGGTTGGCGGTACGCCAGCCGCGATACACAGTGAGGACACCGAGACCCGCTTGTGCTCGCCATGCGCCGCAGTGAGGTCGAGCAGCATGTCCCACGCCGGATCGGCGAACAGCTCTGCATCGAAGTACTGGGCCCGGGTCTGCCGCTGGCGGATCATCTGCCGCACCAACGAAGGATCGGGCAACGGAGGGCGCCCTGCCCCCTGCCGATGGTGCTCTGGTCCGCGATATTCGCTATCGTTATCGGACAGGGCAAAGGCCGGGCCGCCGTCCGAGAGATTGTCGAGCTGGCGCGCGATCGCATCGACCTGCTGCGAGAGGTGGAGCAGGGCGACGCGATCCTCCTTGCTCATTTCGCGCAAACGATGGCCCCCGACTGCGCCAAGAATCCGCCCCACGGCGACGATTCTCTCGGCGCGCGATGCATCCACCAGGATCTGCGCGCGCGACTGATCGAGACACGCAAACACGTCGTCGAGCGCGACGAGCGAGGTCGAAACGATCAATTGCGATCCTGCCTGTGCCACCCGCATGTCGAGCCGGCTCAGCGCCGCCATGCCCTCGGCATCGATGTCCGGGCAATCGAGCAGTACGGCATCGCCGAGCGCCACCGGATCGCCCTTGAGCAGCGCTGCAATCGAACCGTTCCTGCCAATGCGAAAACCAGCGCTGCGCAGATCGTCACAGACCTGGTCGCGCAAATAAGGACGGTCGGCGAACACCGATACGCTGACTGGCAAGCCCGCGGCGTCGCCCGGCGCATCATAGGAGAAATCGGCTTGGGGCATCGAATCGGCTCCGAAAACTTTCTTCGAACGAAGCTAGAACAAAAAGGGTTCAAGTCAAGAATTCGTTATTATCCCCTTGCGACACGTAGAACATTCGTGTATATACTGTTCATGAGCACGAAAGCCCCCACTCTCCGCCAGTTTCAGGACCGTTTCCCGACCGAAGAAAGCTGCTTGGAACACCTCAAGCTTGTTCGTTTTGGCGAGCGCCACGAATGCGAAAAGTGTGGCAAGGACGCGAAGTTCTACCGCATCAAGAACCGCCGCTCGTATGGTTGCGAGCATTGCGGCCATCAGATCTACCCGACTGCCGGAACGCCCTTCCATCGCACCCGCACAAGCCTGCGCGACTGGTTCTACGTGATGTTCCTGTTCTGCTCGAAGCGGAACGGGGTCGCCGCCAAGGAAGTCGAGCGTCAGATCGGCGTGACCTACAAGACAGCTTGGCGCATGTGCCACGAAATCCGCAAGTATATGGCTATCGTGGACGGTGACGAGCCGCTTGGCGGTCCCTTCAAGACGGTTCAGGTCGATGAGACGTTCATTGGCGGCGCAGTGCGCGGCAAGGGCCGTGGCTACAAGGGCAACAAGACCATCGTGTTCGGCATGTGGCAGAAGGGCGGCGAGGTCATTACTCGCGTCGTTCCTAGCCGCCGCAAGAGCGCGCTACTCCCGCACATCGTCAAGAACGTGAAGCCCCACACCGAACTGCACACCGACAAGCACCGCGCCTATGACGATATGGATGCGATCAACGGCTATTGGCACAAGCAGGTCGATCACGATGCGGGTGAGTATGTCAGCTACCGCCCCGAGAACATGGGCGCGACCGTCAACGGTATCGAGGGCTTCTGGGCGCAGCTAAAGCGTTCGATCAACGGAACGCATATCCACGTCAGTCGCCAGCATCTTTCGAAGTATCTGGGCGAGTTTGAGTTTCGTCACAATCGCCGGAACCGTCCTGAGACGATGCTTGCGGAGTTGATGACTTCGTTTGTGCGGTAGCGGGAGGTTCACCCTCTACCATTGCCTTCAAGAGGCGGTCGAATTTGTCAGTCATCATCTTGTCCCAGTAGGTCGTCGTCACCATCCTCTATCACATTGTGGACGTGCGTAACACGATAGGCGACGGGCCTTCCCTTGGCGTTCATCTCAATGTTGACGCTAACGTCGAAATGAGCGCGGAATATGTTGCCGTCTAGCTGCATAAGCTCATACTTCATGCGCTCTTCTGCAAGTGTAGACGCATAAAGGATCGGCAGCGCACGCTTGGCAATACTTGCGATGATGCCTCGTTCGCCGCCCTTCTTGCCCGGTTTTCCCGCTTCGACACTTGGCCTCACGAACCGCAGCAGGACGCGCTCCTGATTCTCGTCCGATTTCTGGTCGAGTTCGTGCATGTGATCTTTGATTTCGGTTTCTGCGCGCCTTGCATCTTCGCTCGTAAACTTGAACTCCGCACGAACCTTTCGCTCGCCGTCCTCAAATACAGCGGCTTCAATCGTTGCATTGCCCTTCGGATCGCGATTGATCGCCTTGGTCGTCTTTAGAAAGTCCGATAGGTCGGCTTTGCTCGCGTTTGGGAAGCGGCCACCTTTCTTGAAATAGGGGTTTATCCGCTTACCAAGTCCCCGCACGAAATCCGCTAAGATTTGCCCCTGGTCTATGCGCTCGATAGCCCATTTGGCGGCGGCTAGCGTTGCCCCGGCGGCGGGCGGACCGACAATCCACGCCACTAAATCCGCCTCTATGCTTCCGCCCCTGACCTTTTGGACGAAGAACTCGGTATCGGCCCTAAGATCGGGATGTTCCGCCGCAAGGAACTTCTCGAACTGGTTGCCTATGCCAACAAAATTGCCAACGAAATCGGACAGCGCAACCGGCTCATCCGTCCCAAGCCGAAGCCGGACTTGCGCTCCCCCGCTTTCCATTGCGTCACTGTATTTCAGGCGCGTCAAAACTCAACTCCTAGATTTACTTGTCGGAAAGGGATAATCCCCCAAGAATTCGATGCCGATTGCGAATAAGTTCGCGGCGCAATTGAACCATTTGCCCTTTCGGGCAGACTAAGGGGCAATGACGCAGAAGCGACCCTCCTTGCCCGGCAGTGGGCCGCTCTATGACGAGTTGCTCGTGCTGCTGGTACGCAATGGTGATCGGGCGGCGGCAGAGCGGCTTTACAAGCGGTGGCACCCTCGCCTCGCGCGTACGGCCTGGCGCTATTCGGGCGATGCGGGGCTTGCCGAACAACTCGCGCAGGATTGCTGGGTGGCGGTGTGGCAGGGAATTGCCCGGCTCAAAGACCCGGCGAAGTTCGCCCCTTGGGTGTTCGGCATCCTGCAGCGCAAGGGAGCCGACCAGATTAGGCTCCGCCAGCGCGAACGCGGCACTGCTCTTGAGGAGGTGCCGTCGATCGCACCGCGCCAGGAGGATGCGCTCGCGTTGCGCGAGGCTTTTGCCACCTTGCCGCCCGAACAGCGGCTCGCCGCGCACCTCCACTTCGTCGAGGGGCTGACCCTGCGCGAGATCGCCGAGGTGCAGGAGGTGGCGGAAGGTACCGCCAAGACGCGACTGTTTCACGCGCGCCGCAAATTGAAGGCGGCGCTGTCTGACAAGATTGAAGGAGAAGAACCATGAACACTATCGATGAACGCATCTCGGACGCGCTGAGCGAAGACGACCGCGCCTTCCTCGCCTCGCTCGACGAAGGGCGCGGCATGTTCACCCAGATCGGCGACGTCCTGACAGGCCCCCTGGGCGGCTGGTCGAAACTGATCTTCGCGGTCGCTTTCGTGCTGGGTTTCGTGCTGATCTATGCGGGCTGGCGGTTCTTCACCGCCTCTGCGACCGATGATTACATCTGGTGGGGTCTCGTGACGCTCGCAATCCTGATGATGCAGGGCTTCATCAAGGAGTGGTTCTACAACCGGATGAACATGATCTCGATCCTGCGTGAGCTCAAGCGGCTGCAGGTGCAGGTCGCGCTGGCGGCCGAGGACAAGGCCTAGGGCCGGATCTCGATCGGCGTGCCGTCGGGAATGAGGCGCCACAGCTCCTCGATCTCGGCATTGCTCAGCGCGATACAGCCGTCGGTCCAATCGCCGCGCATTCTAAGGTCGCTCGCCAGGCCGTTGGGCTGGCCGTGGATGAAAATGTCCCCGCCCGGCGAGCGGCCATAGCGCGCCGCATAGGCGCGGTCCGCCGCGTTGGGATAGGAAACCCGCAAGGACAGGTGATAGGCGCTCTGCGGATTGCGGGTATCGATCGTGTAGCGCCCTTCCGGCGTGCGCTCGTCGCCCTCGAAGCGCTTGTGACCGAGCGGCGCATCGCCGAACTGCAGGTCGCGATAAGCCTTGAAGGCATGACCGCCGCTGTAGAGCACCAGGAGCCGGTCCGACTTGTCGACCAGCACGAAATCGGCAACGCTCGGCATGACCCGGTCGGCGCGGCGCATGTCAGGCACATAGGCCGGGACGGTCGCCGTAGTGCGAACTGGCTCAGGCTCGGGCACGGCGCAGGCGGCGAGACCCAGCGCGCCCACGACCATCCATCCGAAGCCCCAAACCTTCCGCATGCCGGACAAGCTAACGCGGCATCTCCAACATCGCAATTCCGGCCGATTGCCTAGTCCCGAAGCGGGACCGCGCCGTCTCGGCATCAATCCATGAAGGGATCGCGGACCAGGATGGTGTCGTCGCGCTCGGGACTGGTCGAAACCAGCGCCACCGGTGTCTCGATCAATTCCTGCACGCGCTGGATATACTTGATCGCATTGGCCGGCAGGTCGGCCCAGCTGCGCGCGCCGCCAGTGCTCTCGCTCCAGCCTTCCATTTCCTCGTAGATCGGCTCGACCGCGGCTTGGTCGGCGGCGTGAGCGGGAAAGTAGTCGAGAATCTTGCCGTTCAGGCGATAGCCGGTGCAGATCTTCACTTTCTCCAGCCCGTCGAGCACGTCGACCTTGGTCAGCGCGATGCCGGTCACGCCGCTGATCGCGCAGCTTTGCCGCACCAGCACCGCATCGAACCAGCCGCAGCGCCGCTGGCGCCCGGTGACGGTGCCGAATTCATGGCCGCGCTCGCCCAGCCGTTGGCCGACATCATCGTCGAGCTCGGTCGGGAACGGGCCGCTGCCCACGCGGGTGGTGTAGGCCTTGACGATGCCCAGCACGAAACCGGTCGCATTGGGGCCGAGCCCCGATCCGCTTGCCGCCGTGCCGCTGACCGTGTTCGAGCTGGTGACGAAGGGATAGGTGCCGTGATCGATATCGAGCAGCACGCCCTGCGCGCCCTCGAACAGGATCTTGGCCCCGGCCTTGCGCACTTTTTTCAGCCGCTTCCACACCGGCTGCGCGAACTGGAGCACGAAAGGCGCAATCTCGCGCAGGTCGTTGAGCAGCCGCTCGCGGTCGACCGGCGGTTCGTTGAAACCGGCGCGCAGCGCATCGTGATGCGCGCACAGCCGGTCGAGTTGCGGCTCGAGCGCGTCGAGATGGGCGAGGTCGCACACCCGGATTGCGCGGCGGCCGACCTTGTCTTCATAGGCCGGGCCGATGCCGCGCCCGGTGGTGCCGATCTTGCCCGAGCCTGCCGCCGTTTCGCGCAGCCCGTCGAGGTCGCGGTGGATCGGCAGGATCAGCGGGCAATTGTCGGCAATCGCGAAATTGTCGTCATTGATGGTGACGCCCTGCCCTTCGAGCTTCTCGATTTCGGACTTGAGGTGCCACGGGTCGAGCACCACGCCATTTCCGATGATCGACAGCGTGCCGGTGACGATCCCTGAAGGCAGCAGCGAGAGCTTATAGGTCGTCCCCTCAACCACCAGCGTGTGGCCGGCATTGTGGCCACCCTGGAAGCGGACGACGGCATCGGCGCGGCTGGCGAGCCAGTCGACGATCTTGCCCTTGCCCTCATCGCCCCACTGGGCGCCGATAACGGTTACGTTGGCCATGCTTACACCTTACCCCCTGCCCGGGGGATCCTCATGGTCCTTCGACAGGACTCGACCAAGGGATTGAGCTGAAGGAGCGTCTTTCGCTCCGAATGCGCCGCGCGGGTTAGTGCGGCGCGGGTGGCTGAGTCAAGCGAGCGTTGGCAGCGATGCCGTTTCGCCGCCGATTTCGCGCGGCGTTCAGTTTCACCGCATCCAGCCTGAACCGATGGAACACATGGAACACGGTCCAATGGGAGAAAGCCCTTTGTGTGACTGTAGCGGTGCAAAGTGTGACCTTGCGCGCAAGACTGTGACCCTGCGGCGCCCAATGTGTCAGGTTAAACGATCAGAGTGTGACCCAGGGGCGAGCAGGACCACGCCATTCGGCGAGGTTTGCTGAGGACATCGTTCACGCGATGAAAGAGCCGGTGCTGCGCCGCACGGAAGCGCGCTGCGAAGTTCAAGATGGCATGGCTTCCTGAGTGTAGGAAAGTTCCGAGGTCTGCTAGCGATCCAATTGCTGACGTTCGGCCTGGCGGAACAAGCGCTGCCACGAACCGTTTAGCTTCCATGTAGGGCCATCCTGCGCTGAGCGGCCTATCTCCGATCTCTGGCAGCCCGTTTGCTCAACCGTTGTCGTTAGGGTGCAGGCGGCGCCACAGGTCGTCGAAAGCGAGGCGGAAATTTGTCATATTATCGATTCCACGAAGCGGATGGCTCTGCAGCGGTAATCACCGACGATATTACCGGTGCAAGACTCCCGAAACCGAGCTCATACTGGAAGGCCGATGGTCTCACCGTCGTGATCGCCGGTGGTCGGCCAAGGTTTGGGGTCGAGCCAACAGAGATTATCGCCACTATTGAGCGCGACGGTTTCTATCGAGCGACACTGCCGTCGCGGTAAATCGGTGGTTCTCGCCACAGCAGTCAGATTGTGCGGAAATTCAAAGAGATCGGGCGGCAATGATCCCGCAAGCAAACTGCGACGGGATGGTCACTTTATTGGCCTCGCTCACTTGTATCTACGATCAGGCGTAACCACTTCCAAACCAGCTACCAGTCGCAATCGACGGCTTTTGACTTCAGGCAGCCTGCAAGTCACCTCTCCCCTCAGTTCCGCCTCTTAGTTGCAGCCGTGCCAATACTGGCGCGCTGCACTCGCATGAAAGCAACAATATGATCATCCAACAACGCATTGCTGTTCTTGCTTTGGCGCTTTTTTACACGAGCATGACTTTCAGCGTCATTGCCAGACCTGACACAGTGACTGAGTACGCAGCAATTGTAATTGGCATCGGTAACACCTATCTCTAGTACAGCTACCAGTCGCAATCGACGGTCACCGCTCCCACAATTGGAAGCCCTTTCCTTCAGTTCCGCCTCTTAGTCGCAGCCGGGCCAATTCTGGCGCGCTGCACACTCCCTCGAAGGAATGACAAATGACACATTACGGCAAGATCAAGAGCTACGACAGCAGCATGGGCACTGGCTCGATCACCCCTGAGAAGGGCGGCGACGCACTCAAGTTCAAGAAGTCGGACCTCCAGCAGGAAGGTCAGGTGCCGAAGGTCGATCAGCGTTTCAGTTATGAAACCAGCGAAATCGACGGTGGCAAGAAGTCTGCCGTGAACTTGCAGCATCAGCAGGGTGAAGGTCAGGGCCAGAAGGCGCAGGCCAGCAATCAGCAGGGCTAACGCCGACAACAGGGCCGGGAGCTAACCACTCCCGGCTCACGCTAACATTCTCAGGTCAGGAACTGTTGTCATGCCGATGAATCAATTTCTCTTCGATCACCAGCTCGCGGCCATGAAGGTCGATAGCTCCGGATCAATCCAAGAGCGCAAGGAGAATACCGCAATATTGGGAGGCCGCGCGAAGCGGATCTCCGATTGGCGCAAGTCGAACGGTCTCTCCAACGTTGGCTGGCCCCGAGACGAGCGTCCCACCGCTCGCATGGGAGAGTGACATGAGCGCCGCGCCATACGCAGCAACCCCCGATCAACCCGGGACCGGCAACTGGGAAAGTGAAGGCGGATCCCTCCGCCCAAGTTCTCCAGCCTCGCTACCGGATGGGATCATCGCCGTAACGTCGATATATTATCGTGTCGGACCCTATTCATACTCCAAGCTTGCAGACGCCTTGGCGGAGCATCGTCGCCAGTCAGGTCATACAAGCGCGTGTGATCAACCACTTGGGCGTAGTTCTTGAGCCTTTCTCTTCAACCAACAAAAGAATGCAGGCTGCATCTGCCACAATGCGACCCGAGAGATTAAGGGGCGACATGTCCTCTTGTCTCCGACTTCAGCCCTCGCCGCTCGTCGGCGGGGGCTTTTTTCCATGCGAACAGAAGGCACTGCGATGAATCGAGATTCCAAGTTTGTAATGCTTCACCGAACCGATGGCTCGGGGGTGGTGCCGAATTGCGCAAGTGCTGTTTGTCGGGAGAGGCGA
This region of Altererythrobacter sp. CAU 1644 genomic DNA includes:
- a CDS encoding DUF6768 family protein, whose product is MNTIDERISDALSEDDRAFLASLDEGRGMFTQIGDVLTGPLGGWSKLIFAVAFVLGFVLIYAGWRFFTASATDDYIWWGLVTLAILMMQGFIKEWFYNRMNMISILRELKRLQVQVALAAEDKA
- a CDS encoding adenylosuccinate synthase, which translates into the protein MANVTVIGAQWGDEGKGKIVDWLASRADAVVRFQGGHNAGHTLVVEGTTYKLSLLPSGIVTGTLSIIGNGVVLDPWHLKSEIEKLEGQGVTINDDNFAIADNCPLILPIHRDLDGLRETAAGSGKIGTTGRGIGPAYEDKVGRRAIRVCDLAHLDALEPQLDRLCAHHDALRAGFNEPPVDRERLLNDLREIAPFVLQFAQPVWKRLKKVRKAGAKILFEGAQGVLLDIDHGTYPFVTSSNTVSGTAASGSGLGPNATGFVLGIVKAYTTRVGSGPFPTELDDDVGQRLGERGHEFGTVTGRQRRCGWFDAVLVRQSCAISGVTGIALTKVDVLDGLEKVKICTGYRLNGKILDYFPAHAADQAAVEPIYEEMEGWSESTGGARSWADLPANAIKYIQRVQELIETPVALVSTSPERDDTILVRDPFMD
- a CDS encoding L,D-transpeptidase family protein — protein: MRKVWGFGWMVVGALGLAACAVPEPEPVRTTATVPAYVPDMRRADRVMPSVADFVLVDKSDRLLVLYSGGHAFKAYRDLQFGDAPLGHKRFEGDERTPEGRYTIDTRNPQSAYHLSLRVSYPNAADRAYAARYGRSPGGDIFIHGQPNGLASDLRMRGDWTDGCIALSNAEIEELWRLIPDGTPIEIRP
- a CDS encoding precorrin-2 dehydrogenase/sirohydrochlorin ferrochelatase family protein, with product MINSLPLFHRIKGQKVLVLGNGEAAEPKRRLVERAGGVIEDDMQRAIDEGVRIAFVAFEDSRACENAAINLRCAGMLVNVVDMPELCDFTTPSILDREPVLIAVGTGGASAGLAKHLRLRLERVLPQSLGDLAKALFGGREKLRARFPDGADRRRALDEALREGGALDPFAAESHRRVDEWLSGASTTAPGRAETIELSSPDPEELTLRQARLLGEADFVVLDGEIPEAILARTRADAARISPAEAGGMTAAGLTVVLRFRDES
- a CDS encoding winged helix DNA-binding protein, producing MPQADFSYDAPGDAAGLPVSVSVFADRPYLRDQVCDDLRSAGFRIGRNGSIAALLKGDPVALGDAVLLDCPDIDAEGMAALSRLDMRVAQAGSQLIVSTSLVALDDVFACLDQSRAQILVDASRAERIVAVGRILGAVGGHRLREMSKEDRVALLHLSQQVDAIARQLDNLSDGGPAFALSDNDSEYRGPEHHRQGAGRPPLPDPSLVRQMIRQRQTRAQYFDAELFADPAWDMLLDLTAAHGEHKRVSVSSLCIAAGVPPTTALRWIRQMVETGLFDRVEDARDRRRAYISLSERAVDAMARYFAVIAGPVAVAA
- a CDS encoding RNA polymerase sigma factor gives rise to the protein MTQKRPSLPGSGPLYDELLVLLVRNGDRAAAERLYKRWHPRLARTAWRYSGDAGLAEQLAQDCWVAVWQGIARLKDPAKFAPWVFGILQRKGADQIRLRQRERGTALEEVPSIAPRQEDALALREAFATLPPEQRLAAHLHFVEGLTLREIAEVQEVAEGTAKTRLFHARRKLKAALSDKIEGEEP
- the lysA gene encoding diaminopimelate decarboxylase gives rise to the protein MDHFTLRDGVLHAEDVPLPRIAEEVGTPVYVYSRATLERHARVFTEALADIPSKLIAFAVKSNPNLAVLKVLQRAGFGADVVSGGELRRALAAGMPPEKIVFSGVGKTRAELELGLAEGIGQFNIESREEGRELAELAASLGQRARACLRINPDVDAKTHEKISTGKAENKFGIPLVHAREAYDELAALDGLDLRGVAVHIGSQLGDLEPLETAFAKVGALVDDLRAAGHEVTHVDLGGGLGVPYKAGEQFPSPAEYGAMVARVTRDWGVHLTFEPGRVIAGNAGVLLTRVVRVKRGGNGPPFVIVDAAMNDLARPALYGAWHDFDAVAPSGERMTANIVGPICETGDTFAQDRECDALQSGELAVFRTAGAYGATMASSYNSRGFVAETLVDGDRYAVVADRIDAGAIMDAERVPDWLA
- a CDS encoding TlpA family protein disulfide reductase gives rise to the protein MSLRLSLTILASALLLAGCDREPDDAAQQQGELASDKQGLSGEIDRSYVGELMPAVEVVDPAGKTLNLGALQGKPVLLNLWATWCAPCVVEMPMLDTLADEMGDELRVITVSQDMKGAELVEPFFAERNFRNLEPWLDTENKLGFAFDGVLPVTVLYDAAGQEVFRVAGGYHWDSEEARVAIEEAISEYSGSSSPS
- a CDS encoding IS1595 family transposase, whose product is MSTKAPTLRQFQDRFPTEESCLEHLKLVRFGERHECEKCGKDAKFYRIKNRRSYGCEHCGHQIYPTAGTPFHRTRTSLRDWFYVMFLFCSKRNGVAAKEVERQIGVTYKTAWRMCHEIRKYMAIVDGDEPLGGPFKTVQVDETFIGGAVRGKGRGYKGNKTIVFGMWQKGGEVITRVVPSRRKSALLPHIVKNVKPHTELHTDKHRAYDDMDAINGYWHKQVDHDAGEYVSYRPENMGATVNGIEGFWAQLKRSINGTHIHVSRQHLSKYLGEFEFRHNRRNRPETMLAELMTSFVR
- the argH gene encoding argininosuccinate lyase; the protein is MWGGRFAEGPSAIMREINASIPFDKALWRQDIAASKAHVAMLGAQGIVSDEDAEAIGNGLDRVAEEYARDGVPEDWDLEDIHMTTESRLAELIGPVAGRLHTARSRNDQVATDFRLWVRNAIDEVDAGLVALQRALVARADEHAASIMPGFTHLQTAQPVTLGHHLMAYYEMIRRDRSRFADARKRLNESPLGSAALAGTGFDIDREATATALGFDRPAANSLDAVSDRDFALDYLMAASQCALHLSRLAEEFIIWASQPFGFVRLPDSLSTGSSIMPQKKNPDAAELVRGHAGRVIGCATALMITMKGLPLAYSKDMQDDKPPVFEATGLLALSIAAMTGMVADSEFRTERMRQAAELGYATATDLADWLVREADIPFREAHHITGAAVKRAEADGVALDQLPLEVLQEIDARIDEHVYRALSVDASVASRASYGGTAPDQVRMQVARAKAQLSEDE
- a CDS encoding lipoprotein, with the protein product MRKAAILLIALAIAACGQRTDLEPKAGQSLPPAPYGAETPPDAEELLKLEALAAPERSVELRRRSEERADDPFDLPPE